A section of the Amblyomma americanum isolate KBUSLIRL-KWMA chromosome 2, ASM5285725v1, whole genome shotgun sequence genome encodes:
- the LOC144118452 gene encoding lactosylceramide 4-alpha-galactosyltransferase-like, translating to MTAGRRLPRRLVLALCLTCTCIVVLLFNTNWNEMFLEDAAFLEGEYKHARRRIFFLETSETRAIGARAACAVESASRLHPLWSVHYLHARSKVLSPFCHFSRLLRTLPNVHLAYLHYTDHFKDTALDLWLREGAYKRGPYEVVHLSDGLRLALLLKHGGVYVDTDVVFLRTLDGVGDAVVAHSADDTVTNNFFAFPAHHPFIQECLSDFVSGYYPKEWGYNGPRVVRRILLRWCNATRVEEALGNKQRCHGVTLLDRSHLLPMNHTLAELLFEAAAAGNVSEAFAQSYLVHTFHSRTHDIPAQRGSFVERAAIENCPRTFALSQRLYGRF from the exons ATGACAGCAGGAAGACGGCTGCCTAGGCGACTAGTGCTAGCGCTTTGTTTGACGTGCACGTGTATTGTGGTCCTACTGTTCAACACGAACTGGAACGAAATGT TCTTGGAAGACGCAGCCTTCCTGGAAGGGGAATACAAGCATGCAAGAAGACGGATATTCTTCTTGGAAACGTCGGAGACTCGAGCCATCGGGGCACGAGCGGCGTGTGCCGTGGAGTCGGCGTCCCGGCTCCATCCCCTGTGGTCGGTGCACTACCTGCACGCCAGATCAAAAGTGCTGTCGCCCTTCTGCCACTTCTCCAGGCTTCTCCGCACCCTTCCGAACGTGCACCTCGCCTACTTGCACTACACGGACCATTTTAAG GACACCGCTCTCGACTTGTGGCTCCGAGAGGGGGCCTACAAGCGCGGTCCTTACGAGGTTGTGCACCTGTCCGACGGCCTCCGGCTGGCTCTGCTCCTAAAGCACGGTGGGGTGTACGTGGACACCGACGTCGTCTTCCTGCGCACCCTGGACGGGGTGGGCGACGCTGTGGTGGCCCACTCGGCCGACGACACGGTCACCAACAACTTCTTCGCCTTCCCCGCCCACCACCCGTTCATCCAGGAGTGCCTCAGCGACTTCGTCTCGGGCTACTATCCCAAAGAATGGGGCTACAACGGACCAAG GGTTGTGCGCAGAATCCTGCTGCGGTGGTGCAATGCGACCCGTGTGGAGGAAGCCCTCGGGAACAAGCAGAGATGCCATGGCGTGACCCTACTGGACCGCAGCCACCTGCTGCCCATGAACCACACGCTTGCGGAGCTGCTCTTCGAGGCCGCCGCTGCCGGCAACGTCAGCGAGGCATTCGCCCAGAGCTACCTCGTGCACACGTTCCACAGCCGCACCCACGACATCCCGGCCCAGCGAGGATCGTTCGTTGAGCGGGCGGCCATCGAAAACTGCCCGCGCACCTTCGCCCTCTCACAGCGACTCTACGGCCGCTTCTGA